One window of the Camarhynchus parvulus chromosome 2, STF_HiC, whole genome shotgun sequence genome contains the following:
- the LOC115913099 gene encoding erythroblast NAD(P)(+)--arginine ADP-ribosyltransferase-like: MALLAHTLALLAMVVATVAIKVVPLDMAWDSFDDQYQGCGPAMHAKLPDLYSFERQMNHLFAWGWYRADAEWRRRGSPVSPLTSHWQAIALMAYTSPEVYKEFNAAVRTAGRSRQEYRNNFHFKMLHFLLTDALVTLRKAQNGQCHRVFRGVHDIHFQAWQGQRVRFGQFTSTSLSKGIALQFGADTIFEVHTCHGADIRQFSTYPGEEEVLIPPFETFTVTRVISDGRRTWIWLRSAGTFSKYNCQVSGSIPTAITHLAWATGIF; this comes from the exons ATGGCCCTCCTGGCTcacaccctggcactgctggcaatgGTCGTGGCCACTGTGGCCATCAAGGTGGTGCCCCTGGACATGGCATGGGATTCCTTCGATGACCAGTACCAGGGCTGTGGCCCTGCCATGCATGCAAAGTTGCCAGACCTCTACAGCTTCGAGCGCCAGATGAATCATCTCTTTGCCTGGGGCTGGTACCGTGCAGATGCTGAGTGGCGCAGGCGGGGCTCTCCCGTGTCCCCTCTGACGTCCCATTGGCAGGCCATCGCTCTCATGGCCTACACATCCCCGGAGGTGTACAAGGAGTTCAACGCGGCCGTGCGCACGGCTGGGCGCTCCCGCCAGGAATACCGGAACAACTTCCACTTcaaaatgttgcattttctgCTGACCGATGCCTTGGTGACACTGAGGAAGGCTCAGAACGGGCAGTGTCACCGTGTGTTCCGGGGTGTGCATGACATTCATTTCCAGGCATGGCAAGGCCAGAGGGTCCGGTTTGGTCAATTCACATCAACGTCACTGAGCAAAGGGATTGCTCTGCAGTTTGGGGCAGACACAATTTTCGAGGTGCACACGTGCCATGGCGCGGACATCCGGCAGTTCTCCACGTAtccaggggaggaggaggtgctgatCCCACCCTTCGAAACCTTCACAGTCACACGAGTCATCTCGGATGGGAGGAGGACATGGATTTGGCTCCGCTCTGCCGGGACCTTCAGCAAATACAACTGCCAGGTCA GTGGGAGCATCCCCACGGCCATCACACACCTGGCATGGGCCACTGGGATCTTCTGA
- the LOC115913089 gene encoding NAD(P)(+)--arginine ADP-ribosyltransferase 2-like: MALLARTLALLAMAVVTVAIKVVPLDMAQDSFDDQYRGCGPAMTKAFPALYKFEFQKNPLFAKTWVKAEAEWRKRGSHVFPLASPAQAVAVMAYSTKDIYKGFNKAVRAAGLSRQEYQNNFHFKTLHFLLTQALVTLRQAQNGQCRHVFRGVRDIHFQARRGQRVRFGQFTSTSPRKEIALRFGTDTIFQVQTCHGVDIRQFSMYPAEEEVLIPPFETFHVTQVIWDGKRTQIWLRSAGTFSKYNCAWL; encoded by the coding sequence ATGGCCCTCCTGGCTCgcaccctggcactgctggcaatgGCCGTGGTCACCGTGGCCATCAAGGTGGTGCCCCTGGACATGGCCCAGGACTCCTTCGATGACCAGTACCGAGGCTGTGGCCCTGCCATGACCAAGGCGTTTCCGGCCCTCTACAAATTTGAGTTTCAGAAGAATCCTCTCTTTGCCAAGACCTGGGTGAAGGCTGAGGCTGAGTGGCGCAAGCGGGGCTCCCATGTGTTCCCTCTGGCGTCCCCAGCCCAGGCCGTGGCTGTCATGGCCTACTCAACGAAGGACATTTACAAGGGCTTCAATAAGGCTGTGCGTGCGGCTGGGCTCTCCCGCCAGGAATACCAGAACAACTTCCACTTCAAAACGCTGCATTTCCTCCTGACCCAGGCTCTGGTGACACTGAGGCAGGCACAGAACGGGCAGTGTCGCCATGTGTTCCGGGGCGTGCGTGACATTCATTTCCAGGCTCGGCGTGGCCAGAGGGTCCGGTTTGGTCAGTTCACATCGACGTCGCCGCGTAAAGAGATTGCTCTGCGATTTGGGACAGACACGATATTCCAAGTGCAGACATGCCATGGTGTGGACATCCGGCAGTTCTCCATGTATCCAGCGGAGGAAGAGGTGTTGATCCCTCCCTTCGAGACCTTTCATGTTACCCAAGTCATCTGGGATGGGAAGAGGACACAGATTTGGCTCCGCTCCGCCGGGACCTTCAGCAAATACAACTGCGCGTGGCTGTGA
- the LOC115913081 gene encoding erythroblast NAD(P)(+)--arginine ADP-ribosyltransferase-like, translating into MTVANTGFTVVPLDMAWNSFDDQYPGCRHAMTELLPALNHFEFQQNPVFAQTWVKAAAEWWRRGPPVTPLSPAQAIALMTYTMKDVYKEFNTAVHVAGRSRQEYRDNFHFKTLHFLLTDALATLKDTRGPRCHHVFRGVRGVRFEARCGDTVRFGQFTSTSLHQQIAQQFGTDTMFQVQTCYGVDIREFSSNPSEEEVLIPRFETFEVTSVTQEGDRAMIQLRSSGTFSRYSCKWLREQLCRDQPCELVVGGLGPS; encoded by the exons aTGACTGTGGCCAACACAGGCTTCACAGTTGTCCCCCTGGACATGGCTTGGAACTCCTTTGATGACCAGTACCCCGGCTGCCGACACGCCATGACTGAGTTGTTGCCGGCCCTCAACCACTTTGAGTTCCAGCAGAACCCTGTGTTTGCCCAGACCTGGGTGAAGGCTGCGGCCGAGTGGTGGAGGCGGGGGCCCCCTGtgacccctctgtccccagcccaggccatTGCCCTCATGACCTACACAATGAAGGACGTGTACAAGGAGTTCAACACCGCCGTGCATGTGGCCGGACGCTCCCGGCAGGAATACCGGGACAATTTCCACTTCAAAAccctgcatttcctgctgaCCGATGCTCTGGCAACACTGAAGGACACTCGGGGACCACGGTGTCACCATGTGTTCCGGGGTGTGCGTGGGGTCCGGTTCGAGGCGCGGTGTGGTGACACTGTCCGGTTTGGTCAATTCACGTCAACATCGCTGCATCAACAGATTGCTCAGCAATTTGGGACAGACACGATGTTCCAGGTGCAGACGTGTTACGGCGTGGACATCCGAGAGTTCTCCTCCAATCCTAGTGAGGAGGAGGTGCTGATCCCACGTTTCGAGACCTTTGAGgtcaccagtgtcacccagGAAGGGGACAGGGCAATGATCCAGCTCCGATCCAGTGGGACCTTCAGCAGATACAGCTGCAAGTGGCTGCG agagcagctctgtagGGACCAGCCCTGTGAGCTGGTTGTGGGTGGGCTGGGACCATCCTGA
- the LOC115901144 gene encoding NAD(P)(+)--arginine ADP-ribosyltransferase 2-like, with amino-acid sequence MALLARTLALLAMTMATVAMKVVPLDMAQDSFDDQYRGCGPAMTKAFPALYKFEFQKNPLFAKTWVKAEAEWRKRGSHVFPLASPAQAVAVMAYTMKDIYKDFNTAVRAAGRSRQEYRNNFHFKTLHFLLTQALVKLRHAQNGQCRHVFRGVHDVRFQARRGQKVRFGQFTSTSLSKDVAQKYGTDTVFEVQTCHGVDIQAFSFYLSNREVLIPPYETFEVTKVTRNGKQAWISLRSTGTYSKHNCAWL; translated from the coding sequence ATGGCCCTCCTGGCTCgcaccctggcactgctggcaatgACCATGGCCACGGTGGCCATGAAGGTGGTGCCCCTGGACATGGCCCAGGACTCCTTCGATGACCAGTACCGAGGCTGTGGCCCTGCCATGACCAAGGCGTTTCCGGCCCTCTACAAATTTGAGTTTCAGAAGAATCCTCTCTTTGCCAAGACCTGGGTGAAGGCTGAGGCTGAGTGGCGCAAGCGGGGCTCCCATGTGTTCCCTCTGGCGTCCCCAGCCCAGGCCGTGGCTGTCATGGCCTACACAATGAAGGACATTTACAAGGACTTCAACACGGCCGTGCGTGCGGCTGGGCGCTCCCGGCAGGAATACCGGAACAACTTCCACTTCAAAACgctgcatttcctgctgacCCAGGCACTGGTGAAACTGAGGCACGCTCAGAACGGGCAGTGTCGCCACGTGTTCCGGGGTGTGCATGATGTCCGGTTCCAGGCTCGGCGTGGTCAGAAGGTCCGGTTTGGTCAATTCACATCGACGTCGCTGAGCAAAGATGTCGCCCAGAAGTACGGGACAGACACTGTATTTGAGGTTCAAACATGCCACGGTGTGGACATCCAGGCTTTTTCCTTCTATCTGAGCAATCGAGAGGTGCTGATCCCGCCATACGAAACCTTTGAGGTGACCAAAGTCACCCGGAATGGGAAGCAGGCATGGATCAGTCTCCGCTCCACAGGGACCTACAGCAAACACAACTGCGCATGGCTGTGA